Part of the Nitrosophilus alvini genome, ACAGAGTAAGCTGTTTCTGTAACCTTCAGGTAACTTTGATGCGCAAAAATAATATATCTTTTAAAAGGAGGATAAAATGAGAAGAAAAGAGTTTGCCGAAGTGATAAAAAACTTTTCCTATCTGAGAAACGAGAAGAGAAAAAGCGGATGCTCGACTTATGAGCTTGTAGTCGTGACGAGACTTAAAAACTCCAAAGAGAAGAAATTCCTGCTCTCCGAGCAGTAGAGTAGTAATCAACCGAATTTTCCAGTGATATACTCTTCAGTAAGTCTCTCTTTCGGCGTTACGAAAAGATCTTCCGTAACTCCCAGCTCCACAAGCTCTCCCAGATACATAAATGCGGTATAGTCGCTGACTCTTGCAGCCTGCTGCATATTGTGCGTAACTATAACTATAGTAACACTTCCTTTCAATTGAACTATAAGCTCTTCTATGGCCTGTGTTGATATGGGATCAAGAGCGGAGGTAGGTTCGTCAAAAAGAAGAACTTCCGGCTTTACCGCTATCGCTCTAGCTATGCAGAGTCTTTGCTGTTGCCCGCCTGATAAAGAGTTTCCGTCATCTTTGAGTCTATCTTTTACCTCGTTCCAGAGCGCTGCTCTTTTCAAAGCTTCTTCTACTCTGTCAGTAAGCTCGGTTCTGTTTTTTATGCCCTGAAGTCTCAGTCCGTAGGCGATATTGTCAAAGATGCTCATAGGAAAAGGCGTAGGCTTTTGAAAAATCATACCTATTTTCATTCTTAGGCTTATCAAATCCTCTTTTTTGGAGAGGATGTTTCTATCTTCGAAGATTATTTCGCCTTCGTATCGATTTCCCGGATAGAGGTCGTGTATCCTGTTCATAGACCTTAGAAGTGTCGATTTGCCGCATCCGCTGGGGCCGATCAGAGCTGTAATTTTGTTTTTTGCGATAGGCATATTTATCTTTTTGAGACTCGGCTCATCCTTGCTGGCATAGTAGAAACTGAAATTTTTTACTTCTATCGCTTTTTGCTCTTCAATTTTTGCTATCGTT contains:
- the pstB gene encoding phosphate ABC transporter ATP-binding protein PstB, whose translation is MATIAKIEEQKAIEVKNFSFYYASKDEPSLKKINMPIAKNKITALIGPSGCGKSTLLRSMNRIHDLYPGNRYEGEIIFEDRNILSKKEDLISLRMKIGMIFQKPTPFPMSIFDNIAYGLRLQGIKNRTELTDRVEEALKRAALWNEVKDRLKDDGNSLSGGQQQRLCIARAIAVKPEVLLFDEPTSALDPISTQAIEELIVQLKGSVTIVIVTHNMQQAARVSDYTAFMYLGELVELGVTEDLFVTPKERLTEEYITGKFG